ACAAACCGACTTCAGAACCTAAGTGGCTTAAAGACTACTCTATCGTATTGGTATTGGGTGTTGCTTACATCTTGCTCTTTTTGATCTTCACCACAACCTTCAATCTGCCCTGATATATGAGCTGGATTGACTGGTCGGTTTTAATCGCTTTTCTCGGGTACACCGTTTGGGACGGAACCCGTCAGGGTAAAGATGCCTCTACCATAGAAGGCTATCTGCTTGCCAACCGCTCGATGCCATGGTGGGCGGCCGGGCTTTCGGTCATGGCAACCCAGGCCTCAGCCATTACCTTTATCGGAACCACCGGTATTGCTTATGTAGAAGACATGCGGTTTGTGCAAACCTATCTGGCCATTCCTTTTGCCATGATTTTCATCTGTATGTTTCTTGTTCCCTTTTTCAACAAGATGCAGAACTTTACCGCTTATGAGGTTCTCGAAGAACGCTTTGGGCTGAAGACACGGCTTACCACGGCTGGCCTGTTCCTTATTTCCCGCGGACTTGCATTGGGTGTAGTGATTGCAGCTCCTTCTTATGTTTTATCATTGTTGCTGGGACTTCCTCTGAATGTCACCATCATAATCATTGGAGTAATCGCTACAGCTTACACCACCGTTGGCGGAATTGCAGGTGTAATCAATACCGATGTAAAGCAAATGGCCATTATGATGTTTGGGCTCATATTCTCTTTTGGGTTAATCTGGCACAATCTGCCTGAAAATGTTCATTTTGGAGATGCTCTTTATCTCGCCGGAAGCCTTGATAAACTAACCGCTCTTGACCTGAATTTTGACCTCTCTGAAAAGTATAATGTTTGGAGCGGAGTGATTGCCGCCTTCTTTCTTATGGCTTCCTATTTCGGGACCGACCAAACGCAGGTTCAACGCTACCTAACTACTGACTCTGTTAAAAACGCCCGTAAATCACTGTTGCTAACTGCTTATGCCAAAGTGCCCATGCAGTTTTTCATCTTGCTTCTTGGAGTGATGCTGTATGTATTCTTTATTTTTAATCCAGCCCCTGCTTCTTTCCGTGCCACCGAACCTGTTGCCGAAACACAGGAATACCAGTTGGCGGAAGAACGAATTCTGAAAGAATATCAATTAGCTCATATTGCACGAGAAGATGCTGCTCTTGCCGCCGTTCAGAACCGGAATCCGGAAACCCAACAAGCGTTTGTTAATGCCGACCGGGAGATGAATGAAGCCCGGCAGGCCGACTTAGCACTGCAAGCCGAGATACGACAAGCTGACGTAAACGACACGAATTACATCTTCCCCTATTTCATTCTCAATCATGTCCCCATAGGTATTATTGGATTGATCGTTGGAGGGATTTTTGCAGCCGCACTCAGTAGTATTGACAGTGAGCTAAATGCACTAACTACCGTCTCCATTGTGGACTGGTATCAGCGACTCAAAGGTGATGTACATACCGAAGCGCATTATGTTAAATCATCAAGAGGTGTGACTTTTATGTGGGGCGCTATAGCTACTGTTTCCGCCCTGCTGCTCGGAGAAACCAAATCTATTATTGAATTGGTAAACCAAATTGGCAGCTATTTCTATGGTTCTATTTTAGGTGTATTTGTACTTCTGCTGTGGGTAAAAAGAGCTAGTGGAACAGGAGCTTTGATTGGCTTGATTTCCGGGATGCTCTCTGTTTTCACCTTCGACCGACTTTTCTACAATGCCACAACTGCTGACTACTCATTTATTTTTCCTTGGAATGAAATCCCCGATGGATATGCCAAAGCTATTGAGTTCCTGTGGCTAAACCCAGTCGGAACCGCTGTAGTTGTGCTCGTTGGATTCATAGTTAGCATTTCATTTAAAGATAAATAAACATATTTAGACTCAAATCTTTCTTGCCATTTTATTAATATCGCGCAACACTACAATTCCATCTTTACTTTAAATTATGAATCCCGAAGTTGATCAATATCTCGATATCGGTTGCGGGCGCTGCCCACTGGGCGGAACTCCTGAATGTAAAGTCCATGACTGGCAGAATGAACTTAAACAGTTACGGCTCATCATCCTAGAAACGGGGCTTACGGAGGAAGTTAAGTGGAGTGTGCCCTGTTATACTTACCAGAGTAACAATGTGCTTATCCTTAGTGCATTCAAAGACTATTGTTCAGTCAGCTTTTTTAAAGGCTCATTGCTGAATGATCCCCATAATATCATGGTAAAACCTGGGAAAAATTCACAAGCGGCAAGGCTTTTTAAATATACCAGCGTAGATGAAATCACGGATACCGAACATATTCTGAAAGAGTATATCAAAGAAGCCATCAAGATTGAAAAAGCAGGAAAGAAGGTGAAATTCAAAAAGAATCCAGAGCCTATACCTGAAGAATTACAGACAAAGTTTAACGAAGACCCGGTTCTGCAAGAGGCCTTTGAGGCGTTAACCCCCGGACGACAACGCGGCTACATTATTCACTTCTCCGGGGCTAAACAATCTTCAACACGCCAGCGAAGAATTGAGAAATACATCCCAAAAATTATGGAAGGAAAAGGTTTTCACGATTGACGGCTAATCTTTGTCAGACTCACTTATATCTGCTTCATCTCCAAATTTAGAACCTATCGGTGGCCTGTAAGACTGAAAAGGAATCTTAAGTAAATTTCCAAGATTGTCGTTTTCAGCCGGATCCATATGCGTATCGATACCATATTTTAGTTCCGTCATTTCATCTACCTGAGCAAAAGTCCCAAACATTCTATCCCAAACTGCAAAGATATTCCCATAGTTAGTATCGG
The genomic region above belongs to Gracilimonas sp. and contains:
- a CDS encoding sodium:solute symporter; the encoded protein is MSWIDWSVLIAFLGYTVWDGTRQGKDASTIEGYLLANRSMPWWAAGLSVMATQASAITFIGTTGIAYVEDMRFVQTYLAIPFAMIFICMFLVPFFNKMQNFTAYEVLEERFGLKTRLTTAGLFLISRGLALGVVIAAPSYVLSLLLGLPLNVTIIIIGVIATAYTTVGGIAGVINTDVKQMAIMMFGLIFSFGLIWHNLPENVHFGDALYLAGSLDKLTALDLNFDLSEKYNVWSGVIAAFFLMASYFGTDQTQVQRYLTTDSVKNARKSLLLTAYAKVPMQFFILLLGVMLYVFFIFNPAPASFRATEPVAETQEYQLAEERILKEYQLAHIAREDAALAAVQNRNPETQQAFVNADREMNEARQADLALQAEIRQADVNDTNYIFPYFILNHVPIGIIGLIVGGIFAAALSSIDSELNALTTVSIVDWYQRLKGDVHTEAHYVKSSRGVTFMWGAIATVSALLLGETKSIIELVNQIGSYFYGSILGVFVLLLWVKRASGTGALIGLISGMLSVFTFDRLFYNATTADYSFIFPWNEIPDGYAKAIEFLWLNPVGTAVVVLVGFIVSISFKDK
- a CDS encoding DUF1801 domain-containing protein, whose protein sequence is MNPEVDQYLDIGCGRCPLGGTPECKVHDWQNELKQLRLIILETGLTEEVKWSVPCYTYQSNNVLILSAFKDYCSVSFFKGSLLNDPHNIMVKPGKNSQAARLFKYTSVDEITDTEHILKEYIKEAIKIEKAGKKVKFKKNPEPIPEELQTKFNEDPVLQEAFEALTPGRQRGYIIHFSGAKQSSTRQRRIEKYIPKIMEGKGFHD